A part of Escherichia marmotae genomic DNA contains:
- a CDS encoding dTMP kinase produces the protein MNQRNMSIINSTPVRVIAIVGCDGSGKSTLTASLVNELAAKMPTEHIYLGQSSGRIGEWISQLPIIGAPFGRYLRGKAAHVHEKPSTPPGNITALVIYLLSCWRAYKFRKMLRKSQQGYLLITDRYPQVEVPGFRFDGPQLAKTTGGNGWIKMLRQRELKLYQWMASYLPVLLIRLAIDEQTAFSRKPDHQLAALQEKIAVTPQLTFNGAKILELDGRQPADEVLQVSLRSIHAALS, from the coding sequence GTGAATCAACGTAATATGTCAATAATTAATTCCACGCCAGTGCGCGTTATTGCCATTGTGGGATGTGATGGTTCGGGTAAATCGACCCTCACGGCAAGCCTGGTGAATGAACTGGCAGCAAAAATGCCAACAGAACACATTTATCTCGGGCAATCGTCCGGGCGAATTGGTGAGTGGATTTCACAGCTCCCCATTATTGGTGCACCTTTTGGCCGTTATTTGCGAGGCAAAGCGGCACATGTGCATGAAAAGCCTTCAACGCCGCCCGGTAATATTACCGCGCTGGTTATTTATTTGCTTTCTTGCTGGCGGGCGTACAAGTTTCGCAAAATGTTGCGCAAAAGCCAGCAAGGCTATCTGCTCATTACAGATCGCTACCCGCAGGTTGAAGTGCCGGGTTTTCGCTTTGATGGCCCGCAACTGGCAAAAACTACTGGCGGTAACGGCTGGATAAAAATGTTAAGGCAGCGCGAACTGAAACTATACCAGTGGATGGCGTCTTATTTACCTGTGTTATTGATTCGTCTTGCTATTGATGAACAGACGGCGTTTTCGCGTAAGCCCGACCATCAACTGGCGGCGTTACAGGAAAAAATCGCCGTCACGCCACAACTGACGTTCAATGGCGCAAAGATCCTTGAACTGGATGGGCGGCAACCCGCCGATGAAGTCCTGCAAGTGTCACTACGCTCAATTCACGCCGCGCTTTCCTGA
- a CDS encoding YtfJ family protein gives MLSRLIVALIIMLLLPGAQAHNFVTGKPVPPVYIQEGGELLLNNEEIHYQKWNSTQLAGKVRIIQYIAGRKSAKKKNSLLIKAVEIANFPQDRFQPTTIVNTDDAIFGTGYFVAGKIEKNKRRYPWAQFVIDANGLGRLAWQLPEQSSTILVLNKYGQIQWAKDGSLVPEEVDHVIALAHKLINE, from the coding sequence ATGTTATCTCGTTTGATTGTCGCACTGATTATCATGCTCTTATTACCTGGTGCGCAGGCACACAATTTCGTCACAGGAAAACCGGTTCCCCCTGTTTATATCCAGGAAGGCGGTGAGTTGCTGCTTAATAACGAAGAGATTCACTACCAAAAGTGGAATAGCACGCAACTGGCGGGAAAAGTTCGTATTATCCAGTATATTGCCGGGCGAAAGTCGGCAAAGAAAAAGAACTCATTGCTAATCAAAGCAGTAGAAATAGCAAATTTTCCTCAGGATCGTTTTCAGCCCACCACCATAGTGAACACCGATGATGCCATCTTTGGCACCGGTTATTTCGTGGCAGGTAAAATTGAAAAAAATAAACGCCGCTATCCGTGGGCGCAATTTGTTATTGACGCCAATGGTCTGGGACGTCTTGCCTGGCAACTGCCGGAGCAGAGTTCAACCATTCTGGTGCTGAATAAATACGGGCAAATCCAGTGGGCAAAGGACGGTAGCCTGGTGCCGGAAGAAGTAGATCATGTTATTGCGTTGGCACATAAGCTGATCAATGAATAA
- the lptF gene encoding LPS export ABC transporter permease LptF, whose translation MKLVEHYIMRGTRRLVLIIIGFLIFIFASYSAQRYLTEAANGTLALDVVLDIVFYKVLIALEMLLPVGLYVSVGVTLGQMYTDSEITAISAAGGSPARLYKAVLYLAIPLSIFVTLLSMYGRPWAYAQIYQLEQQSQSELDVRQLRAKKFNTNDNGRMILSQTVDQDNNRLTDALIYTSTANRTRIFRARSVDVVDPSPEKPTVMLHNGTAYLLDHQGRDDNEQLYRNLQLHLNPLDQSPNVKRKAKSVTELAHSVFPADHAELQWRQSRGLTALLMALLAISLSRVKPRQGRFSTLLPLTLLFIAIFYGGDVCRTLVANGAIPLIPGLWLVPGLMLIGLLMLVARDFSLLQKFSR comes from the coding sequence ATGAAGTTGGTTGAGCACTACATCATGCGTGGTACGCGCCGTCTGGTGCTGATTATCATCGGTTTTCTGATCTTTATTTTTGCCAGCTACTCCGCACAGCGTTATCTGACCGAAGCGGCAAATGGAACCTTAGCGCTTGATGTTGTACTGGATATCGTTTTCTACAAGGTGCTGATTGCACTGGAGATGTTATTACCGGTTGGCCTGTATGTGTCGGTTGGCGTGACGCTTGGGCAGATGTATACCGATTCAGAAATTACCGCTATCTCTGCGGCGGGAGGCAGCCCGGCGCGTTTGTACAAAGCCGTTCTTTACCTGGCGATACCGCTAAGTATTTTTGTCACTCTGTTGTCGATGTATGGCAGGCCGTGGGCTTATGCGCAGATTTATCAACTGGAGCAACAGTCGCAGTCGGAGCTGGATGTTCGCCAGTTGCGGGCAAAGAAATTTAACACTAACGATAACGGACGAATGATCCTCTCGCAGACGGTTGATCAAGATAATAACCGCCTGACCGATGCGCTGATTTATACTTCTACCGCCAATCGAACACGTATTTTCCGCGCCCGTTCGGTCGATGTGGTCGACCCATCACCCGAGAAACCTACCGTTATGTTGCATAACGGAACTGCCTATCTTCTCGATCATCAGGGCCGTGACGACAACGAACAGCTTTACCGTAATCTGCAATTACATCTGAATCCGCTGGATCAAAGCCCTAACGTCAAACGCAAAGCGAAATCGGTCACGGAACTGGCACACTCTGTCTTTCCTGCCGATCATGCCGAGCTGCAATGGCGACAAAGCCGTGGCCTGACGGCGTTGTTGATGGCACTGCTGGCTATTTCTTTAAGCCGGGTAAAACCGCGGCAGGGGCGATTTTCTACGTTACTGCCACTGACATTACTGTTTATTGCCATTTTTTATGGCGGCGACGTCTGCCGCACCCTGGTGGCTAACGGCGCGATTCCCCTCATTCCTGGTTTGTGGTTAGTGCCCGGACTCATGCTAATAGGTCTGTTGATGCTGGTTGCTCGCGACTTCTCTTTGCTGCAGAAATTTTCCCGATGA
- the spt gene encoding serine palmitoyltransferase, which produces MGLYDKYARLAGERLQFSDNGLTPFGTCIDEVYSATEGRIGNKKVILAGTNNYLGLTFNHDAIAEGQAALATQGTGTTGSRMANGSYAPHLALEKEIAEFFNRPTAIVFSTGYTANLGVISALADHNAVVLLDADSHASIYDACSLGGAEIIRFRHNDANDLERRMVRLGERAKEAIIIVEGIYSMLGDVAPLAEIVDIKRRLGGYLIVDEAHSFGVLGATGRGLVEAVGVEDDVDIIVGTFSKSLASIGGFAVGSEAMEVLRYGSRPYIFTASPSPSCIATVRSSLKTIATQPELRQKLMDNANHLYDGLQKLGYELSSHISPVVPVIIGSKEEGLRIWRELISLGVYVNLILPPAAPAGITLLRCSVNAAHSREQIDTIIQAFATLKS; this is translated from the coding sequence ATGGGGCTTTATGATAAATATGCGCGCCTTGCTGGTGAGCGGCTGCAATTTAGTGATAACGGTTTAACGCCGTTTGGCACCTGTATTGATGAAGTGTATTCCGCCACCGAAGGCCGTATCGGCAATAAAAAAGTGATTCTGGCCGGGACCAATAATTATCTCGGATTAACCTTCAATCATGATGCCATTGCGGAAGGTCAGGCGGCGTTAGCGACCCAAGGCACCGGCACCACCGGTTCTCGTATGGCTAATGGCAGTTATGCGCCGCATCTGGCATTAGAGAAAGAAATTGCAGAGTTCTTCAATCGCCCTACCGCTATCGTTTTTTCAACCGGTTATACCGCGAATTTAGGTGTCATCAGCGCACTTGCCGACCATAACGCCGTGGTATTGCTCGATGCCGACAGCCACGCCAGTATTTATGACGCCTGTTCTCTCGGCGGTGCGGAAATTATTCGTTTCCGCCATAACGACGCCAACGATCTGGAGCGTCGCATGGTTCGCCTCGGTGAACGGGCAAAAGAGGCGATTATCATCGTTGAGGGCATCTACAGTATGCTCGGTGATGTGGCACCGCTGGCAGAAATCGTTGATATCAAACGTCGCCTCGGTGGTTATTTGATTGTCGATGAAGCGCATTCGTTTGGCGTATTAGGCGCAACGGGCCGCGGACTGGTTGAAGCCGTTGGCGTTGAAGACGATGTGGATATTATCGTCGGCACCTTCAGTAAAAGCCTGGCCTCCATTGGCGGTTTTGCCGTGGGTTCGGAAGCGATGGAAGTGCTGCGCTACGGCAGCCGCCCGTATATTTTTACCGCCTCGCCTTCCCCTTCCTGCATTGCGACCGTGCGCTCGTCGTTAAAAACCATTGCCACACAACCAGAGCTGCGGCAAAAGCTGATGGATAACGCCAACCATCTGTATGACGGGCTACAAAAGTTGGGTTATGAGTTAAGCTCGCATATCAGCCCGGTAGTGCCGGTGATAATCGGTTCGAAAGAGGAAGGGTTACGTATCTGGCGCGAGCTTATCTCGCTGGGCGTTTATGTGAATCTTATCCTGCCGCCTGCCGCACCTGCGGGTATTACGCTGCTGCGCTGTAGCGTTAACGCCGCTCACAGCCGCGAGCAAATCGATACCATCATTCAGGCATTTGCTACCCTGAAGTCGTAA
- a CDS encoding acyl carrier protein produces the protein MVNREIVMDYILSCLQELVENGVEIKPDSDLVNDLGLESIKVMDLLMMLEDRFDISIPINILLDVKTPAQLMETLLPWLENK, from the coding sequence ATGGTAAATCGTGAAATAGTAATGGATTACATCCTTTCCTGTTTACAGGAGTTGGTCGAAAACGGTGTGGAAATTAAGCCCGACAGCGATCTCGTCAACGATCTCGGCCTGGAGTCGATCAAAGTGATGGATCTCTTAATGATGCTGGAAGACAGATTCGATATTTCCATTCCTATTAATATTCTGCTGGATGTCAAAACCCCTGCGCAATTAATGGAAACTCTACTTCCATGGCTGGAGAATAAATAA
- a CDS encoding IS4-like element IS4 family transposase — protein MLIGQALDLVSRYDSLRNPLTSLGDYLDPELISRCLAESGTVTLRKRRLPLEMMVWCIVGMALERKEPLHQIVNRLDIMLPGNRPFVAPSAVIQARQRLGSEAVRRVFTKTAQLWHNTTPHPHWCGLTLLAIDGVFWRTPDTPENDAAFPRQTHAGNPALYPQVKMVCQMELTSHLLTAAAFGTMKNSENELAEQLIEQTGDNTLTLMDKGYYSLGLLNAWSQAGEHRHWMIPLRKGAQYEEIRKLGKGDHLVKLKTSPQARKKWPGLGNEVTARLLTVTRKGKVCHLLTSMTDAMRFPGGEMADLYSHRWEIELGYREIKQTMQLSRLTLRSKKPELVEQELWGVLLAYNLVRYQMIKMAEHLKGYWPNQLSFSESCGMVMRMLMTLQGASPGRIPELMRDLASMGQLVKLPTRRERAFPRVVKERPWKYPTAPKKSQSVA, from the coding sequence ATGCTCATTGGACAGGCCCTTGATTTGGTATCCCGTTACGATTCTCTGCGTAACCCACTGACTTCTCTGGGGGATTACCTCGACCCCGAACTCATCTCTCGTTGCCTTGCCGAATCAGGTACTGTAACGCTACGCAAGCGCCGTCTTCCCCTCGAAATGATGGTCTGGTGTATTGTTGGCATGGCGCTTGAGCGTAAAGAACCTCTTCACCAGATTGTGAATCGCCTGGACATCATGCTGCCGGGCAATCGCCCCTTCGTTGCCCCCAGTGCCGTTATTCAGGCCCGCCAGCGTCTGGGAAGTGAGGCTGTCCGCCGCGTGTTCACGAAAACAGCGCAGCTCTGGCATAACACCACGCCGCATCCGCACTGGTGCGGCCTGACCCTGCTGGCCATCGATGGTGTGTTCTGGCGCACACCGGATACACCAGAGAACGATGCAGCCTTCCCCCGCCAGACACATGCCGGGAACCCGGCGCTCTACCCGCAGGTCAAAATGGTCTGCCAGATGGAACTGACCAGCCATCTGCTGACGGCTGCAGCCTTCGGCACGATGAAGAACAGCGAAAATGAGCTTGCTGAGCAACTTATAGAACAAACCGGCGATAACACCCTGACGTTAATGGATAAAGGTTATTACTCACTGGGACTGTTAAATGCCTGGAGCCAGGCGGGAGAACACCGCCACTGGATGATCCCTCTCAGAAAGGGAGCGCAATATGAAGAGATCAGAAAACTGGGTAAAGGCGATCATCTGGTGAAGCTGAAAACCAGCCCGCAGGCACGAAAAAAGTGGCCGGGGCTGGGAAATGAGGTGACAGCCCGCCTGCTGACCGTGACGCGCAAAGGAAAAGTCTGCCATCTGCTGACGTCGATGACGGACGCCATGCGCTTCCCCGGAGGAGAAATGGCGGATCTGTACAGTCATCGCTGGGAAATCGAACTGGGATACAGGGAGATAAAACAGACGATGCAACTGAGCAGGCTGACGCTGAGAAGTAAAAAGCCGGAGCTTGTGGAGCAAGAGCTGTGGGGTGTCTTACTGGCTTATAATCTGGTGAGATATCAGATGATTAAAATGGCAGAACATCTGAAAGGTTACTGGCCGAATCAACTGAGTTTCTCAGAATCATGCGGAATGGTGATGAGAATGCTGATGACATTGCAGGGCGCTTCACCGGGACGTATACCGGAGCTGATGCGCGATCTTGCAAGTATGGGACAACTTGTGAAATTACCGACAAGAAGGGAAAGAGCCTTCCCGAGAGTGGTAAAGGAGAGGCCCTGGAAATACCCCACAGCCCCGAAAAAGAGCCAGTCAGTTGCTTAA
- the tnpB gene encoding IS66 family insertion sequence element accessory protein TnpB (TnpB, as the term is used for proteins encoded by IS66 family insertion elements, is considered an accessory protein, since TnpC, encoded by a neighboring gene, is a DDE family transposase.), which yields MISLPAGSRIWLVAGITDMRNGFNGLASKVQNVLKDDPFSGHLFIFRGRRGDQIKVLWADSDGLCLFTKRLERGRFVWPVTRDGKVHLTPAQLSMLPEGINWKHPKRTERAGIRI from the coding sequence ATGATATCTCTCCCTGCCGGTTCGCGTATCTGGCTGGTTGCAGGTATCACCGACATGCGGAATGGCTTTAACGGCCTGGCATCAAAAGTTCAGAACGTCCTGAAGGATGACCCGTTCTCCGGACACCTGTTCATCTTCCGCGGACGCCGGGGTGACCAGATAAAAGTGTTGTGGGCTGACAGTGACGGACTGTGCCTCTTCACCAAACGCCTGGAGCGGGGCCGCTTCGTCTGGCCAGTCACCCGTGACGGCAAGGTGCACCTTACTCCGGCTCAGTTATCCATGCTTCCTGAAGGTATCAACTGGAAGCACCCGAAACGAACGGAACGCGCTGGAATCCGCATATAA
- a CDS encoding IS66-like element ISCro1 family transposase: protein MDTSLAHENARLRALLQTQQDTIRQMAEYNRLLSQRVAAYASEINRLKALVAKLQRMQFGKSSEKLRAKTERQIQEAQERISALQEEMAETLGEQYDPVLPSALRQSSARKPLPASLPRETRVIRPEEECCPACGGELSSLGCDVSEQLELISSAFKVIETQRPKLACCRCDHIVQAPVPSKPIARSYAGAGLLAHVVTGKYADHLPLYRQSEIYRRQGVELSRATLGRWTGAVAELLEPLYDVLRQYVLMPGKVHADDIPVPVQEPGSGKTRTARLWVYVRDDRNAGSQMPPAVWFAYSPDRKGIHPQNHLAGYSGVLQADAYGGYRVLYESGRITEAACMAHARRKIHDVHARAPTDITTEALQRIGELYAIEAEVRGCSAEQRLAARKARAAPLMQSLYDWIQQQMKTLSRHSDTAKAFAYLLKQWDALNVYCSNGWVEIDNNIAENALRGVAVGRKNWMFAGSDSGGEHAAVLYSLIGTCRLNNVEPEKWLRYVIEHIQDWPANRVRDLLPWKVDLSSQ from the coding sequence ATGGACACCTCACTTGCTCATGAGAACGCCCGCCTGCGGGCACTGTTGCAGACGCAACAGGACACCATCCGCCAGATGGCTGAATACAACCGCCTGCTCTCACAGCGGGTGGCGGCTTATGCTTCCGAAATCAACCGGCTGAAGGCGCTGGTTGCGAAACTGCAACGTATGCAGTTCGGTAAAAGCTCAGAAAAACTTCGTGCAAAAACCGAACGGCAGATACAGGAAGCTCAGGAGCGAATCAGCGCACTTCAGGAAGAAATGGCGGAAACGCTGGGTGAGCAATATGACCCGGTACTGCCATCCGCCCTGCGCCAGTCTTCAGCCCGTAAACCGTTACCGGCCTCACTTCCCCGTGAAACCCGGGTTATCCGGCCGGAAGAGGAATGCTGTCCTGCCTGTGGTGGTGAACTCAGTTCTCTGGGATGTGATGTGTCAGAGCAACTGGAGCTTATCAGCAGCGCCTTTAAGGTTATCGAAACACAACGTCCGAAACTGGCCTGTTGCCGGTGCGACCATATCGTGCAGGCACCAGTACCTTCAAAACCCATTGCACGCAGTTATGCCGGAGCGGGGCTTCTGGCCCATGTTGTCACCGGGAAATATGCAGACCATCTGCCGTTATACCGCCAGTCAGAAATATACCGTCGTCAGGGAGTGGAGCTGAGCCGTGCCACACTGGGGCGCTGGACCGGTGCCGTTGCTGAACTGCTGGAGCCGCTGTATGACGTCCTGCGCCAGTATGTGCTGATGCCCGGTAAAGTCCATGCCGATGATATCCCCGTCCCGGTCCAGGAGCCGGGCAGCGGTAAAACCCGGACAGCCCGGCTGTGGGTCTACGTCCGTGATGACCGCAACGCCGGTTCACAGATGCCCCCGGCGGTCTGGTTCGCGTACAGTCCGGACCGGAAAGGTATCCATCCACAAAATCACCTGGCCGGTTACAGCGGTGTGCTTCAGGCCGATGCTTACGGTGGTTACCGGGTGTTATACGAATCCGGCAGAATAACGGAAGCCGCGTGTATGGCTCATGCCCGGAGAAAAATCCACGATGTGCATGCAAGAGCGCCCACCGACATCACCACGGAAGCCCTGCAGCGTATCGGTGAACTGTATGCTATCGAGGCAGAGGTCCGGGGCTGTTCAGCAGAACAGCGTCTGGCGGCAAGAAAAGCCAGAGCCGCGCCACTGATGCAGTCACTGTATGACTGGATACAGCAACAGATGAAAACACTGTCGCGTCACTCAGATACGGCAAAAGCGTTCGCATACCTGCTGAAACAGTGGGATGCACTGAACGTGTACTGCAGTAATGGCTGGGTGGAAATCGACAACAACATCGCAGAGAACGCCTTACGGGGAGTGGCCGTAGGCCGGAAAAACTGGATGTTCGCGGGTTCCGACAGCGGTGGTGAACATGCGGCGGTGTTGTACTCGCTGATCGGCACATGCCGTCTGAACAATGTGGAGCCAGAAAAGTGGCTGCGTTACGTCATTGAACATATCCAGGACTGGCCGGCAAACCGGGTACGCGATCTGTTGCCCTGGAAAGTTGATCTGAGCTCTCAGTAA
- the tssB gene encoding type VI secretion system contractile sheath small subunit, producing MSDSFQREIPKARINLKLELHTGGASKKTELPLKLLVAGDFSNGQESAPLSERKKVNLNKNNFDAVLSDYSPKVNLIVNNTLADDGSEDSIRLTFQSIKDFSPEQVSRQIPQLKAMLSMRNLLRDLKANLLDNQTFRKELENILLDPALSAELKAELSALAPKQP from the coding sequence ATGAGTGACAGTTTCCAGCGGGAGATACCAAAGGCTCGTATTAATCTGAAATTAGAACTGCATACAGGGGGGGCGAGTAAAAAAACAGAATTACCCCTGAAGTTACTGGTTGCGGGTGATTTTAGTAATGGTCAGGAATCCGCGCCATTATCTGAGCGTAAAAAAGTTAATCTTAACAAAAATAATTTTGATGCAGTCCTTTCAGACTATTCCCCAAAAGTAAATCTTATCGTTAATAACACACTTGCTGATGACGGTAGCGAAGACAGCATCAGGTTGACATTTCAGAGCATAAAAGATTTCTCCCCGGAACAGGTATCCCGACAAATACCTCAGCTAAAAGCCATGCTTTCCATGCGTAATTTACTTCGTGATTTAAAAGCGAACCTTCTGGATAACCAGACGTTCCGTAAAGAACTGGAAAACATTTTGCTGGACCCGGCATTAAGTGCAGAACTCAAAGCAGAACTTTCAGCTTTGGCACCTAAACAGCCGTAA
- the tssC gene encoding type VI secretion system contractile sheath large subunit — translation MLMSVKNENAAGGESVVLERPAAGGVYASLFEKINLNPVSELSSLDIWQDAQAMSDATADERLTAGMQVFLECLTKSGSKVEKLDKNLIDHHIAELDYQISRQLDAVMHHEDFQAVESLWRGVKSLVDKTDFRQNVKVELLDISKEDLRQDFEDSPEIIQSGLYKHTYIDEYDTPGGEPIAALISAYEFDASAQDVALMRNLSKVSAAAHMPFIGSAGPKFFLKESMEDVAAIKDIGNYFDRAEYIKWKSFRDTDDSRYLGLVMPRVLGRLPYGPDTVPVRSFNYVEEVKGPDHDKYLWTNASFAFAANMVKSFINNGWCVQIRGPQAGGAVQDLPIHLYDLGTGNQVKIPSEVMIPETREFEFANLGFIPLSYYKNRDYACFFSANSTQKPALYDTADATANSRINARLPYIFLLSRIAHYLKLIQRENIGTTKDRRLLELELNTWVRGLVTEMTDPGDELQASHPLRDAKVVVEDIDDNPGFFRVKLYAIPHFQVEGMDINLSLVSQMPKAKS, via the coding sequence ATGTTGATGTCTGTAAAAAATGAGAATGCCGCTGGTGGCGAGAGTGTGGTGCTTGAACGTCCTGCTGCAGGTGGAGTTTATGCCTCCCTGTTTGAAAAAATTAATCTGAACCCTGTCTCTGAGTTGAGTTCACTGGATATCTGGCAGGACGCCCAGGCGATGTCAGATGCCACTGCGGATGAACGTTTAACAGCCGGGATGCAGGTGTTTCTGGAGTGTTTGACAAAATCTGGCTCGAAAGTTGAAAAGCTCGACAAAAATCTGATTGATCACCATATCGCAGAACTGGATTACCAGATCAGCCGTCAGCTTGATGCCGTTATGCATCATGAGGACTTTCAGGCGGTAGAAAGTCTGTGGCGCGGCGTGAAATCGCTGGTCGATAAAACAGATTTCCGCCAGAACGTGAAAGTTGAGTTGTTGGATATATCTAAAGAAGACCTGCGTCAGGACTTTGAAGACAGCCCGGAAATTATCCAGAGTGGTTTGTACAAACACACATACATTGATGAGTATGATACGCCGGGCGGCGAGCCGATTGCCGCGCTGATTTCCGCTTATGAATTTGATGCATCTGCGCAGGACGTGGCGCTGATGCGTAATTTATCAAAAGTGTCCGCAGCGGCTCATATGCCATTTATCGGTTCTGCAGGCCCGAAATTTTTCCTGAAAGAGTCAATGGAAGATGTGGCAGCCATCAAAGATATCGGTAACTACTTTGACCGCGCCGAATACATTAAATGGAAAAGTTTCAGGGATACGGACGATTCCCGTTACCTGGGGCTGGTAATGCCACGTGTGCTGGGTCGCCTGCCGTATGGCCCGGACACTGTACCGGTTCGTAGTTTTAACTATGTTGAAGAGGTGAAAGGCCCGGATCACGATAAATACCTGTGGACTAATGCCTCTTTTGCTTTTGCGGCCAACATGGTGAAAAGCTTCATCAACAACGGTTGGTGTGTACAAATCCGTGGTCCACAGGCGGGTGGTGCAGTGCAGGATCTGCCAATTCACCTGTATGATCTTGGCACCGGCAACCAGGTAAAAATCCCGTCTGAGGTGATGATCCCGGAAACCCGCGAGTTCGAGTTCGCGAATCTTGGCTTCATTCCCCTGTCGTACTACAAAAACCGCGATTATGCGTGTTTCTTCTCGGCAAACTCCACTCAAAAACCCGCGCTCTACGATACCGCGGATGCCACTGCCAACAGCCGTATCAATGCGCGTCTGCCTTACATCTTCCTGCTATCGCGTATCGCTCATTACCTGAAGCTGATTCAACGTGAAAACATTGGTACTACCAAGGATCGTCGTTTGCTGGAATTGGAGCTGAACACCTGGGTTCGTGGTCTTGTGACCGAAATGACCGATCCGGGCGATGAGTTGCAGGCATCTCATCCGCTGCGTGACGCGAAAGTTGTGGTGGAAGACATTGACGATAATCCGGGCTTCTTCCGCGTGAAACTCTATGCCATACCGCACTTCCAGGTGGAAGGGATGGATATCAATCTCTCACTGGTTTCCCAGATGCCGAAAGCCAAGTCGTAA
- the tssK gene encoding type VI secretion system baseplate subunit TssK, whose product MKIFRPLWEDGAALAPQQFQQQARWNAHIADTVAGMGISHPWGVVNAEFDTAALALSRLNATRLEVRFQDGTIVDTDLADNLPPVCDLTVANGSEVVEVVVALPLLSASGGNLDNGQDSERPRRWRAERVVVQELAGHESGELAILRNAIPLRLSTQENTAYLTCPVARLARNAQGQWNCDPSFIPPMLSIAASPSLVAELGDLLVRLQARRKRLMAMRRESNERLADFAVADVSLFWLLNALNSAEPVLSELLQTPGRHPELLYRELTRLAGSLLTFSLEHDASDIPVYQHDAPKRVFPPLLTLLDKLLEASLPSRVISIQLEHVDQLWKGVLHDARLREGADFYLSVRSSMPNHELQVKFPQLCKAGSLDDVSDVVNVALSGMVIKPLSHVPAAIPLRLENQYFSLDLSTDAARAMLEAGSCTFYTPCSLGDVKLELFAVLRA is encoded by the coding sequence ATGAAAATTTTTCGCCCACTTTGGGAGGATGGGGCCGCGCTGGCTCCGCAGCAGTTCCAGCAGCAGGCACGCTGGAACGCACACATTGCCGATACCGTTGCAGGAATGGGAATTTCCCATCCCTGGGGCGTGGTGAATGCTGAATTTGACACCGCGGCTCTTGCATTGTCGCGCCTAAATGCCACCCGTCTGGAGGTACGTTTCCAGGACGGCACAATTGTTGATACCGACCTGGCGGATAATCTTCCGCCGGTCTGTGATTTAACTGTCGCAAACGGTTCTGAGGTCGTTGAAGTCGTTGTGGCGCTGCCGTTGTTGAGTGCCAGTGGTGGCAATCTGGATAACGGTCAGGATAGTGAGCGCCCGCGCCGCTGGAGAGCTGAACGTGTGGTGGTTCAGGAACTTGCCGGACATGAAAGTGGTGAACTGGCTATTTTGCGTAATGCCATCCCCCTTCGCTTATCTACGCAGGAAAATACCGCTTACCTGACCTGTCCGGTGGCTCGTCTGGCACGCAATGCGCAGGGGCAGTGGAATTGTGATCCGTCCTTTATCCCGCCGATGCTCTCGATTGCGGCAAGCCCTTCGCTTGTGGCTGAGCTGGGTGATCTGTTGGTTCGTCTGCAGGCACGACGTAAGCGCCTGATGGCGATGCGTCGCGAAAGCAACGAGCGTCTGGCTGATTTTGCCGTGGCCGATGTTTCCCTGTTCTGGCTGCTCAATGCCCTGAATAGCGCCGAACCTGTACTGAGCGAACTGTTGCAAACACCGGGGCGTCACCCGGAGTTGCTTTACCGTGAATTGACCCGTCTGGCGGGCAGCCTACTGACCTTTTCACTGGAGCACGATGCCAGTGATATTCCTGTTTATCAGCATGATGCGCCTAAACGTGTGTTCCCGCCGTTGCTGACACTGCTCGATAAACTGCTGGAGGCCAGTCTGCCCTCCCGGGTTATCAGTATTCAACTGGAACATGTCGATCAGCTCTGGAAAGGCGTGCTGCATGATGCCCGCTTGCGTGAAGGGGCTGATTTCTATCTTTCTGTACGCTCCTCCATGCCGAATCACGAACTGCAAGTGAAATTCCCGCAACTTTGCAAAGCGGGCAGTCTCGATGACGTTTCGGATGTGGTGAACGTGGCGCTGAGCGGCATGGTTATTAAACCACTCAGCCATGTGCCTGCGGCGATCCCTCTGCGCCTCGAAAACCAGTACTTCTCTTTGGATCTGAGTACCGATGCGGCGCGGGCGATGCTGGAAGCGGGGAGCTGTACCTTCTACACCCCGTGCTCACTGGGGGATGTGAAACTTGAACTCTTTGCGGTGTTACGCGCATGA